One window of the Archaeoglobus sulfaticallidus PM70-1 genome contains the following:
- a CDS encoding precorrin-2 dehydrogenase/sirohydrochlorin ferrochelatase family protein, whose protein sequence is MRIPLYIEMSDKNVLIIGGGGVGTSRAKKFISAGANVKVLSLDFSDELKSLEKENKLELIKASAYDSNILEKLLEWANIVTVATEDLGVNDVVKKIARNKKCFLNFANDSRETEVVVPFEGEFEGIKFAVTTEGKSGVVARMVRDSILEMLKKDDEIISLLKAMDYLKRYMKSEKVPVDLRMKLYFEVSSDEKFRNLVREGKVEEAKLYAEELVKEYSSGKRKFRVKSSLNF, encoded by the coding sequence ATGAGGATTCCCCTTTACATTGAAATGTCAGACAAGAATGTCCTGATAATTGGTGGTGGTGGGGTTGGTACTTCAAGAGCGAAAAAGTTCATCTCTGCTGGGGCGAATGTTAAGGTTCTAAGTTTAGATTTTAGCGATGAGCTGAAATCGCTGGAAAAGGAAAATAAGCTTGAGCTGATTAAAGCCTCTGCATACGATTCAAACATACTTGAAAAGCTTCTGGAGTGGGCGAATATCGTTACTGTTGCAACCGAGGACTTAGGTGTGAATGATGTGGTTAAAAAAATTGCAAGGAACAAGAAATGCTTTCTGAACTTTGCAAACGACTCCAGAGAGACGGAAGTGGTAGTTCCATTTGAGGGTGAGTTCGAGGGAATAAAGTTCGCCGTAACCACGGAGGGAAAGAGCGGCGTTGTGGCGAGAATGGTCAGGGACTCGATCCTGGAGATGCTGAAAAAAGATGATGAGATCATCTCACTGCTAAAGGCGATGGATTACCTGAAGAGGTACATGAAATCCGAGAAGGTACCGGTGGATCTAAGGATGAAGCTCTACTTTGAGGTAAGCTCGGATGAGAAATTCAGAAATCTGGTTAGAGAAGGGAAGGTTGAGGAAGCCAAGCTTTATGCAGAAGAGCTGGTTAAAGAATACTCTAGCGGAAAGAGGAAGTTCAGGGTTAAGAGCAGCCTGAACTTTTAG
- a CDS encoding Lrp/AsnC family transcriptional regulator, whose amino-acid sequence MFDDREKALLMALQYNFPLSEEPYIGISEFTGLDLDYVLRKTKEFLEKGIIKRIGAQLNYKAFRDIGYAVLVGAKADRVDEVAAIINSFKPKHNYLRDCEEYNIWFTIKSRDIDALRAKVEEIVKAAGIADYVFLPSKRVYKMDVKYDLLRGISYSEAGLERMDVPKVEELGVDPELLRALEREFPVQNRPFKVYERFGYGEGELISLIEEMIDERVIRGFYAVLKERKIGFRENGMNLIRTEKPKKVALKLVREFPEITHLVERVPDEKWNYPLYFMVHAVSRSSIEEIKSKAAEMPGVEEIRTLYSIRDLNPNYRY is encoded by the coding sequence ATGTTTGATGATCGAGAGAAGGCACTGCTGATGGCTTTACAGTATAATTTTCCGCTTTCGGAAGAGCCTTACATCGGCATATCCGAATTTACGGGGCTCGATCTAGACTATGTCCTGAGAAAAACTAAGGAGTTTCTCGAGAAGGGTATAATCAAGCGTATTGGGGCTCAGCTCAACTATAAGGCCTTCAGAGATATAGGATATGCTGTTCTCGTTGGAGCTAAAGCAGACAGGGTGGATGAGGTTGCAGCCATAATAAACTCCTTCAAACCGAAGCACAACTACCTTCGCGATTGCGAGGAGTACAACATATGGTTCACGATAAAGTCAAGAGACATTGATGCTTTGAGGGCGAAGGTGGAGGAGATTGTCAAGGCGGCTGGGATAGCTGACTATGTCTTCCTGCCATCCAAGAGGGTTTACAAGATGGATGTAAAGTATGATTTGCTGAGAGGGATATCCTACAGCGAAGCAGGTCTGGAGAGGATGGATGTTCCGAAGGTTGAGGAGCTTGGAGTCGATCCTGAGCTTTTAAGGGCTCTGGAGAGGGAGTTTCCTGTGCAGAACAGACCGTTTAAGGTTTACGAGCGGTTTGGATATGGTGAAGGAGAGTTAATATCCTTAATCGAAGAGATGATCGATGAGAGGGTGATAAGGGGATTCTATGCGGTTCTCAAGGAAAGAAAGATAGGCTTCAGGGAGAACGGTATGAATCTCATCAGAACTGAGAAACCGAAGAAGGTTGCGTTAAAGCTCGTGAGGGAATTCCCTGAGATTACACACCTTGTGGAGAGAGTTCCTGATGAGAAATGGAATTACCCGCTGTACTTCATGGTCCATGCTGTATCGAGGAGCAGCATAGAGGAGATAAAAAGCAAAGCGGCAGAGATGCCGGGAGTTGAGGAGATCAGAACGCTGTACAGCATAAGAGATCTCAATCCGAATTATCGGTACTGA
- a CDS encoding CRISPR-associated protein Cas4 produces MKFYASWIFKCPRWIYFRVKFPEKEVINSKIKEIGNLGEKIAKDYLKKDYWIFPTRKRFIELDDFKIVGKADFKVLSKDEKRFEVVEVKKVREIVTPRVEWIAQLNLYLKMEGIERGLLLQVGDNIIEERVVHFNDGLYERSIGFYSEVHEYISRGIVPPKTGNCMGCSYERLCISTDNSD; encoded by the coding sequence ATGAAATTTTACGCGAGCTGGATATTCAAATGCCCGCGATGGATCTATTTTAGGGTCAAATTTCCTGAAAAAGAGGTTATAAATTCAAAAATAAAGGAAATAGGAAATCTTGGCGAGAAAATCGCCAAAGATTACTTAAAAAAAGACTACTGGATATTTCCAACCAGAAAGAGGTTTATCGAGCTTGATGATTTCAAGATCGTTGGTAAGGCGGATTTCAAGGTGTTGAGCAAGGATGAGAAGAGGTTTGAGGTTGTGGAAGTTAAAAAGGTCAGGGAAATCGTAACACCAAGAGTCGAATGGATTGCCCAGCTGAACCTCTATCTGAAAATGGAAGGTATAGAGAGGGGTTTGCTGCTGCAGGTTGGAGATAATATAATTGAGGAAAGAGTCGTTCATTTCAACGATGGGTTGTATGAGAGAAGTATCGGGTTCTACTCAGAAGTTCATGAATACATCAGCAGAGGTATCGTACCCCCAAAAACAGGAAACTGTATGGGATGTTCTTACGAGAGGCTGTGCATCAGTACCGATAATTCGGATTGA
- the polC gene encoding DNA polymerase II large subunit: MNATLDRFFPLFHQEPEDDLDIKFLKEIKDYHSLLLKKVEEAYHVAETARSKGLDPERRVEIPVAKNMAERVEKLIGIPIAKRIEELEESGLEREKICFKIAEEIIKGEFGKFDVERALDLAIRSAVAILTEGVVAAPIEGIARVGVGNNYDGSKFLKIYYAGPIRSAGGTAQVISVLVGDYVRRIAGLNRYIPTEEEILRYIEEIPLYKKVANLQYLPSDEEIRLIVSNCPVCIDGEPTEDAEVSGHRNLERVETNRVRGGMALVIAEGIALKAPKLKKMVDELKLTGWEWLDKLINKESKKEEKKDSNEKEEIKPKDKYLSDIVAGRPVFSHPSRKGGFRLRYGRARNSGFATVGINPATMKITGDFIAIGTQMKIERPGKAGGVVPVSTIDGPTVRLKNGDVVKINTIKQAEMYKDRIDAILDIGEILINYGDFLENNHPLLPASYCYEWWREEVKNILHGDFRNIDEDEAIKLCDEYGVPLHPDHTYLWHDIDLDELIQLRDYVSEKGKIEGKYGKSCLIFPLNRDIKTILEKILIEHKVRDGFIVLEKWKVFARCLGLDGSLKKIRDVDREKDVLENIRYLSGLDVRAKAPARIGARMGRPEKAKERRMSPPPHMLFPLGQSGGNTRDLKNAINYMKSYNSAKGEIEVDLPVKICERCGKETIWSMCECGGFAHQAYYCPRCDRVLKEERCPRCGGEANGFRRKKINVRELYEKALENLGEREVKSAIKGVIGLTNKNKVCERIEKGILRAKHGVFVFKDGTIRYDMTDLPLTHFKPSEIGISIEKLKELGYSYDYRGKPLTDEDQIVELKPQDIILAKDAGEYMLRVSQFIDELLVKFYGMEPFYNAEKLEDLIGHLVIGLAPHTSAGVLGRIIGFADVLAGYAHPYFHAAKRRNCDGDEDCVMLLLDGLLNFSHQFLPDKRGGRMDAPLVLTTILDPKEVDSEVHNMDVVESYPLEFYRATLRYANPKELEGVIERVEDRLKSERRYYGLRFTHDTDNIAGGVKVCAYKSLKTMQDKVNAQMSIAEKLFAVDEHDVAERVITTHFLPDLIGNLRAFSKQEFRCVKCNTKYRRVPLKGKCYKCGGNIILTVHESSIKKYLELSKFLSEKYNVSNYTKQRLMLIELEINSLFENENSRQIKISEFF; encoded by the coding sequence ATGAATGCAACACTCGACAGATTCTTTCCTCTGTTTCATCAAGAACCTGAGGATGATCTCGACATAAAGTTCCTGAAGGAGATCAAGGATTACCATTCACTGTTACTCAAGAAAGTTGAGGAGGCTTACCATGTAGCCGAAACTGCAAGAAGCAAGGGGCTAGACCCAGAGAGGAGAGTTGAGATTCCAGTTGCTAAAAACATGGCTGAGAGGGTTGAAAAGCTCATCGGGATACCTATAGCCAAGAGAATTGAAGAACTTGAAGAAAGTGGTCTGGAGAGAGAAAAGATCTGTTTTAAGATTGCGGAAGAGATAATAAAGGGAGAATTTGGAAAGTTCGATGTTGAAAGGGCTTTGGATCTTGCGATAAGGTCTGCCGTTGCTATTCTGACAGAAGGAGTTGTTGCAGCACCGATAGAGGGTATCGCGAGAGTTGGTGTTGGCAATAACTATGATGGATCCAAATTTCTGAAGATATACTATGCCGGGCCGATAAGAAGTGCCGGAGGGACTGCGCAGGTAATATCCGTGCTCGTTGGAGATTATGTCAGGAGGATAGCCGGGCTCAATAGATATATCCCAACAGAAGAGGAGATTTTGAGGTACATTGAGGAGATCCCGCTTTACAAAAAGGTTGCGAACCTACAGTACCTGCCAAGTGATGAGGAGATAAGGCTAATAGTTTCGAACTGTCCCGTGTGTATAGATGGGGAGCCAACGGAGGATGCTGAGGTATCTGGCCACAGAAATCTCGAGAGAGTTGAGACGAACAGGGTCAGAGGTGGTATGGCACTGGTTATAGCCGAAGGTATAGCCCTGAAGGCTCCCAAGCTGAAAAAGATGGTTGACGAACTCAAGCTCACAGGATGGGAGTGGCTGGACAAGCTGATAAATAAGGAATCCAAAAAGGAGGAGAAGAAAGATAGCAATGAAAAAGAGGAGATAAAACCGAAAGACAAGTATCTCTCAGACATAGTCGCCGGAAGGCCAGTTTTCAGTCACCCATCGAGAAAGGGGGGTTTCAGGCTCAGATACGGAAGGGCCAGAAACTCCGGATTTGCAACTGTCGGGATCAATCCGGCCACGATGAAGATAACCGGAGATTTCATAGCAATCGGTACGCAGATGAAAATCGAAAGGCCGGGAAAGGCTGGTGGCGTTGTTCCAGTCTCAACAATTGATGGTCCAACTGTGAGGCTTAAAAACGGAGATGTTGTTAAGATAAACACTATAAAGCAGGCCGAGATGTACAAGGATCGAATAGATGCGATTCTGGATATTGGTGAGATCCTTATAAACTACGGAGACTTCCTCGAGAATAACCACCCGCTTTTACCTGCTTCCTACTGCTATGAATGGTGGAGAGAGGAGGTCAAAAATATCCTGCATGGAGATTTCAGGAACATCGATGAGGATGAAGCAATAAAGCTGTGCGATGAGTATGGCGTTCCCCTCCACCCAGACCACACATATCTCTGGCACGATATAGATCTGGACGAACTGATTCAGCTTAGGGATTATGTTTCTGAAAAGGGCAAGATCGAGGGAAAATACGGTAAGAGCTGCCTTATATTTCCGCTAAACAGGGACATAAAGACCATTCTTGAAAAAATCCTGATCGAACATAAAGTGAGGGATGGATTCATAGTTCTCGAAAAGTGGAAGGTTTTCGCGAGATGTCTGGGGTTAGATGGTAGCCTAAAAAAGATCAGGGATGTCGATAGAGAGAAGGATGTTCTCGAGAACATAAGGTACCTCTCAGGACTGGATGTAAGAGCAAAGGCTCCTGCAAGAATTGGCGCAAGAATGGGTAGGCCTGAGAAGGCCAAAGAGAGGAGGATGAGCCCTCCACCACACATGCTCTTCCCGCTTGGACAGAGTGGAGGAAATACAAGAGATTTGAAGAATGCGATAAACTACATGAAAAGCTACAACTCAGCCAAGGGAGAAATAGAGGTCGATTTGCCCGTGAAGATTTGCGAGAGATGCGGGAAGGAGACGATTTGGAGCATGTGTGAGTGTGGAGGGTTTGCACACCAGGCTTACTACTGTCCCAGATGTGACAGAGTTCTGAAAGAAGAGAGGTGCCCAAGGTGCGGTGGAGAAGCCAACGGGTTTAGGAGGAAGAAGATCAATGTCAGAGAGCTTTACGAAAAGGCTTTAGAGAATCTCGGTGAGAGAGAGGTAAAATCGGCAATAAAGGGAGTCATCGGATTAACCAACAAAAACAAGGTCTGTGAGAGGATCGAAAAGGGAATTCTGAGGGCTAAACATGGTGTGTTCGTGTTCAAAGACGGCACAATCAGGTATGATATGACAGATTTACCGCTGACCCACTTCAAGCCTTCTGAGATAGGCATAAGCATCGAGAAGCTCAAGGAACTTGGATACAGCTATGACTACAGAGGTAAGCCACTTACAGACGAGGATCAGATAGTCGAACTAAAGCCCCAGGACATAATACTCGCGAAGGATGCTGGGGAATACATGCTGAGGGTGTCTCAGTTCATAGATGAGCTTCTCGTAAAATTCTACGGCATGGAACCTTTCTACAATGCGGAAAAGCTGGAGGATCTGATAGGGCATCTTGTTATTGGCCTTGCCCCGCATACATCCGCTGGAGTTCTTGGAAGGATTATAGGCTTTGCCGATGTCCTAGCAGGATATGCACACCCGTACTTCCATGCGGCCAAGAGGAGGAACTGCGATGGAGATGAGGACTGTGTTATGCTCCTACTCGATGGACTGCTGAACTTTTCCCACCAGTTCCTTCCAGACAAAAGGGGAGGGAGAATGGATGCTCCACTGGTTTTAACAACAATCCTCGATCCGAAGGAGGTTGACAGTGAGGTCCACAACATGGATGTTGTGGAAAGTTATCCCCTTGAGTTTTACAGAGCAACTTTGAGATATGCGAATCCAAAAGAGCTTGAAGGGGTCATCGAGAGGGTTGAGGACAGGCTCAAGTCCGAGAGGAGGTATTACGGGCTGAGATTCACACATGATACGGATAACATAGCAGGTGGTGTGAAGGTCTGTGCGTACAAGTCCCTGAAAACCATGCAGGATAAGGTTAATGCCCAGATGAGCATAGCGGAAAAGCTGTTCGCCGTGGATGAGCATGATGTTGCTGAAAGGGTTATAACAACCCACTTCCTTCCGGACTTGATAGGAAATCTGAGGGCTTTCTCCAAGCAGGAGTTCAGATGTGTGAAGTGCAACACAAAATACAGGAGGGTTCCGCTGAAGGGGAAGTGTTACAAGTGCGGGGGGAACATCATACTGACCGTCCATGAAAGCTCGATCAAGAAGTATCTCGAGCTATCCAAATTCCTCAGCGAGAAGTACAATGTAAGCAACTACACAAAGCAGAGACTGATGCTGATCGAGCTTGAAATCAACTCCCTCTTCGAAAATGAGAACAGCAGACAGATCAAGATATCTGAGTTCTTTTAA